In a single window of the Alphaproteobacteria bacterium genome:
- a CDS encoding CatB-related O-acetyltransferase: MATPHPTYRGWVLLKDHIKSKHIIIGEHTYYAGYYHDRPFKDCIMYLDELDDTKEAHEVDRLFIGKFCSIATGAKIMMGGTQEHNYNWISSYPLSCFGDDYDIFSTVMPKGQILKGDTIIGNDVWIGAEAMIMPGVHIADGAVIATRSVVTKNVGPYEIWGGNPAKLIKKRFSDDKIEKLLQIKWWDWDDATIKANLPLLQSDQIDTLWDMSNKKIK; encoded by the coding sequence ATGGCAACCCCTCACCCAACTTATAGAGGCTGGGTTCTCTTAAAAGACCATATAAAATCCAAACACATCATCATTGGAGAGCATACATATTATGCCGGCTATTACCATGATAGGCCTTTTAAAGATTGCATTATGTACTTAGATGAACTGGACGATACTAAAGAAGCTCACGAAGTTGACAGACTCTTTATCGGAAAGTTCTGCTCCATTGCAACAGGTGCCAAAATCATGATGGGCGGAACACAAGAACATAATTACAACTGGATATCCTCATACCCTTTAAGTTGTTTTGGCGATGACTATGACATTTTTTCAACCGTCATGCCCAAAGGACAAATATTAAAAGGCGATACCATTATCGGCAATGATGTTTGGATTGGTGCAGAAGCCATGATCATGCCAGGTGTTCATATTGCTGATGGTGCTGTGATCGCAACCAGATCTGTTGTCACCAAAAATGTCGGCCCCTATGAAATTTGGGGTGGCAATCCTGCAAAACTGATCAAAAAAAGATTCTCTGATGACAAAATAGAAAAGCTCCTCCAGATCAAATGGTGGGATTGGGATGATGCTACGATCAAGGCCAATCTTCCGCTTTTACAATCTGATCAAATTGATACTTTATGGGATATGAGCAATAAAAAAATCAAATGA